AAAGAAATATAGGGCAATAAATATCAAAGCAGGAGCTTCAAAGCTATTTTTAAAAGCTAGTGTGTCAGTTAATAGCACTTTTTTTAACATATTTCGCAAAAAGAGTAAAAATGCTACTATTTTCCCTTTACTATTTCTCCTAATCGGAGTTATAATGCTGATATTTAACATAACATTTCTAGTAATTTTGCAAAATAAAACATCAATTCTATCAGATTCTGAAATTCGTGGTTTATTTGATTTTGATTCTAAGATTAGAGTGTGAAATATTCCTATTGGAGCAATAAACCTTATATCTATTTTCACTTTGTCTTCTAGTGTTTGCATATGACTAATATCTTTAATACTTCTAATAGAAATTTTAAAAATAAGAAAAGAATATAAAATTTGAGAAACAAAAAATAACAATCTCCAAGGTGCGTCGGCTTTTGAAAATTTAACTAGTGAAGAGAACCAAAGATTTCTTAATGTTTTTTGTGATGAAAATCTAACAATCATTTTTTATGTCCAATATTGAAATTCAATTCAAATACCATATAAAATTAAATTCAAAAATTGAAAAAAATCACTGCTAAAAAACAAAGACAATTTAGACAATGAATTTTATTATTTTCTAATATTAAATTACAAAAACATTTCTATTAAAAATAATTTTTACGAAATTAAAGATTATGCTTATATTTATCAAAATCGTAAAGCTGTGTTTAATGAAGAAAATAATTTAATTTTCTAATCTATTTTATTAAACATAAAAAGTGAGATTTGTTATCGTAGAGAGATATTAGAATAATTTATTTTCATGTTATTCTTTTTACATAAAAACATTGTGGTATATTCGGATTTTTTATTCGTTTATTCAGCAAAATTAGAATAAAATTATATTACATAGGAAGATATGATATGAAACTAAAAGATCTAATTTCAATTTACTTTTTTAAAACTGAAAAAATTGCCAAAAAACTTCGGAAAAATAATATTGTGACATTACAATTTTTTCAAAGAAATAATGATGTTAAATTATGTGGTATGAATGAAGTTCTAGAATTACTTGCTAAAAATACCAATACTGAAAAATACACAATTCGCTACCTACCAGAAGGTAGTATTATTAATGACCGAGAAGTTGTTCTTGAACTTGAAGGTCCTTACTATGAATTTGGCATATGGGAAGGAATGATTGATGGCATCTTAGCTAGACAAAGTTCAATTGCTACCAATGCCTATCATATTATTAAAGCCGCCAAAAATAAATTTGTGATAAGCATGGCTGATCGTGCCGATCATTATCGCAATCAGGTTAATGATGGTTATGCCATTAGAGTTGGTGGTATTAAAAATCATTCAACAATGGTTAGTTCAAATTATGATTCGCAACATACCTTTGGAAGTATGCCACATGCATTAATTCAAATGTTTGAAGGTGATATTGTTAAGGCATGTCGCGCTTATAAAAAAACATTTCCTGAAGCCAATTTATTTGCACTTGTAGATTTTAATAATGATGTTATTACTGATTCACTATCTTGTTTAAAAGCTTTTGGTAAAGATTTACATGGAGTTCGAATTGATACTTCTAAATCAATGCGTGACAGAATGTTTGCAGAAAACGAAGATGAGTTTGGTGTAACAGTAAAACAAGTTAAGAATTTACGAAAGGCGCTTGATGAGCATAACGGCAAGCATGTTAAAATTATTGTTTCTAGTGGTTTTGACGCCAAACGAATTGCTGAATTTGAAGAGCAAAAGGCACCAGTAGATATTTATGGTGTTGGTGCTTCTCTGCTAAAAATTTGGGTTAACTTTAGTGCTGATGCTACAAAATTAGATGGAAAAAAAATTGCTAAAGCTGGCCGCGAATATAGTTATAATCCAAAGCTTCAAGTTTGGAAAGGAAGGTAAATTATGGATGTCGAAAATACTAAAAATAGTAAAAAAATAAATCTTAAAAATCATTTTCTAAATTTTCTTGGGTTTTTTGTAGTCATTTCGTTTTTATTAATTGGGGTAATTTTAATTCTTGCCGCTAATGATATTTTTGGTAAGGTATCAAGGGGTGGAAAAATTG
The sequence above is a segment of the [Mycoplasma] phocae genome. Coding sequences within it:
- a CDS encoding MAG0920 family protein, which codes for MNLGLNEAAKYALSLDGVTLAVFLVFIFTLILYYAKKYRAINIKAGASKLFLKASVSVNSTFFNIFRKKSKNATIFPLLFLLIGVIMLIFNITFLVILQNKTSILSDSEIRGLFDFDSKIRVWNIPIGAINLISIFTLSSSVCIWLISLILLIEILKIRKEYKIWETKNNNLQGASAFENLTSEENQRFLNVFCDENLTIIFYVQYWNSIQIPYKIKFKNWKKSLLKNKDNLDNEFYYFLILNYKNISIKNNFYEIKDYAYIYQNRKAVFNEENNLIF
- a CDS encoding nicotinate phosphoribosyltransferase; its protein translation is MKLKDLISIYFFKTEKIAKKLRKNNIVTLQFFQRNNDVKLCGMNEVLELLAKNTNTEKYTIRYLPEGSIINDREVVLELEGPYYEFGIWEGMIDGILARQSSIATNAYHIIKAAKNKFVISMADRADHYRNQVNDGYAIRVGGIKNHSTMVSSNYDSQHTFGSMPHALIQMFEGDIVKACRAYKKTFPEANLFALVDFNNDVITDSLSCLKAFGKDLHGVRIDTSKSMRDRMFAENEDEFGVTVKQVKNLRKALDEHNGKHVKIIVSSGFDAKRIAEFEEQKAPVDIYGVGASLLKIWVNFSADATKLDGKKIAKAGREYSYNPKLQVWKGR